CTGGGGACACACACTCAAGCTTCAAGAGATGACGACCTTCCTTCAAGCACCCAAAATGTTTCACTTTCACAAAATATAACAAGGAGGAGAGGGGAAAGAGAGAAGGGGCTAGGGTTTATCAAATGGGCAGGGGCGGAGCTTTATTAGGGCGAGCCAGGGGgttgtgccccccccccccccccttgattTTTTGGTTAGAAGTATCCCCTATATTTTAGTTTTATACATATTAGGcctgaaaatataaaattttggctGAGGCCCCCTGCTCAccgatttttatacatattatatttcTAGCCCCCTAAATAAAATGTTGAAGCTTTACCCCTGCAAATGGGAAATTGGAGGCTGAAAGGAATACACTAAACTTGGAGTTTGAGTCTTTAaatatggaagaaaccctaatcttcatgGGCTTGGTCTACAGCAGCTGCCACGTCATGGTCTACCTCTTGTCACGTCGTGGCGAGCATCCAATTGAGCGTTCCTGAAATTggcttgccacgtcgtgacacACCATCCACCATATAGTGGCACAATGTTTTTTTCCCAAAAACCTTACTTTTGATCCCTCTCTGCCCTTAACTAATCCATTTTGGAAAACATGTGTTACAATTGGACTACAATCCTTTTGTTTGTTGTATTTTTGCATAAAGCCATAGTTTGATGTCATCATTTAACTGTCACTAACGGTTAATTAAACTATCAAAAACCGGTGTACAAAAAAGCAACATAAACGAACCAAGTATCTTTTTCTGGCAACATATTCCCATACATACAACCATATTATCCCTCTCATTTATCCTAAAAATCCAATAAAATCATAGGAGATTCATCAGAATTCAAGTTTCTTGTGCAAGAACTTGAATTGTAATGGTTGTATCCTCAAGatagacttctaatgactataaTACTAAGGGGTTGTTTGATAGTCTAAAACTAAATCAGGTCCGATTAAGGTAAGACCTGATTGAGTCAACATAAGTTATGTCTAGGACTGAATCAGATACTTATAATTGTTGTATAAAATAATTTGAATTTAATCGAGTCTGACTCAACCTCTTATCAAACCTAGTAAAAACCATATCAAATAGCCTCTAAAATATCGAAATTTTGTCTTAAAATACTATATTGAGTATATTGACATACATCTACATGATTTTCTACATCCACATTTGTATCAAGTAAAAATTATATTGTTCGGTTTGTTACATTTCTGTTAATTTCAATAATGTAACCTGGTTGTTGACTTGATTTGTAACAATTGTGTCATTTAACTATTATTGTTGTgacttgtaaaaaaaataaagaaaatgataATATAATTTTGATGTAACAAAATTTTGATGTGACAAAAGAACATCAACCCACACGAGAGTATCCCGCATACCAAAAGATACTCATTTCTATGTGCTCTCTTCATCTCTTCAagattattatatatttatattcaagAAATTCAATGTAAAACTATTTTAATGAGCTTTGAACTCTGAGGCGCGGACAATATGTTTATTAATTtaaatccaattagtcttttgctaattttgaaatttgaattcatTTTTGTTAAGACTGTCATTttgatttaattaaaatatattgttAGGATGTTTAAACAGACTAGCATTTTTAAGGGTTATCATATAAACATTGTAATCCGACGTTTTTATGTTGTAATGTAGAAATGTTAATTCTTTAAATTGTATAATAACTTAACATAAAATtagtcaaaaaaatgaaaaattctcGTGAAGTAAAAAAAAATGGTGCACACAAAATAAACAATGAACTAAGCTACCTAATCCTTTCAAGTTATGAGTAGAATTCATTTTGAATTAGActtcatattttttaaataaattacaagAATGATACCTAAATTATGTAAAACTTTATAGCTTTGGGACCTATACTTCTAATTTTTCACATACATGCAACTATTATTttaatactaggcgaatgcccgcgcgttgcgcagaaacacctatatatgtaaagtctttacaaatatatgtttttttttttaaaaaacactaacattgttgttaaatttgttataataatttttatattaaattgatataatatatagattattttgaattatatgataatatatatatatatatatatatatatatatatatatatatatatatatatatatatatatatatatattataaattcataaactcaatcgtttgaatgacttctacccgcgactTACACATgaacaaaattaaatataatatatggtttaatgttatttatagttgttgttattgttaattattttttttaaaatttatttgcttaatgttttaatttctatcattataattattttaaacatcaaacattattttttgattttaaaggtaatagtatgatcatttatatagagttatttttaactattgttattgtaagttattttaagctacttatttgaaaacttttaatgattataaaaatatatttaggaaatattttagttaaatttagaTTACAACTTAATTTTTGCATTATCActaaaatttatcacttttaactatttacaaaatattctttggttttttaagtggaactgaaatttatatttaagttgacattgtaatgttatatttatgtCAACAATTTAAGTAATTTATCCAAACTGTTcgaaaattgtagctttaaattgataatggtttatatataacagcatattaaatctaataaattaagtataacatgttaaaagttaaacatataactttataagtagaagtaaaaatattattttcaaattgaaatttagttttttttttatgattatactttaggtttgatatttatttaactttattaaccaacttataatcattattagaaagacactacaatttatcatttttaactatttacaaaatatattctttgggttgtttaagttaaactaaaatttatatttaagttgaccctgaaatgttatatttaaattaataatttaaatattttatacaaattatttcaaaattatatctttaaaatgataacggTTTACatctaacaatatattaaaactaataaattaagtataatatgttaaaagttaaaaaacataactttataagtagaaataaatatattattttaatattgagatttagtttatatatgattacactttagatttgatatttatttaacctaattaaccaaattataactattattagaaagaaattgaaaagtcatgggagtttcaaatgaatgtggtgaaaggaaaaatacatgggagtttcaaatgaatgtggttaaagaaaaaatgcttcttttataagtatataataatAATGATTTCTTGGTTCCATACTCCTCGAATCTCCAATGAATAATGATTATTTTTATCTCGGAAGGGCATCAATAACTCACATGTCTTGGACTAATAGAAACCATAGTCACTACTGCTCATTGCTAAAACAGGGTTCGTTAATTATACAGTTGATTTATCTAATATCGATTTCAAATTTgtgaaatgataaaaaaaaagagGGGGAGGGGGTGTTTGAAAAAAATAACcatgaaaaatgacattttcatTAAATGACCAAAGTTTCCACAGAGAGGGGCTATGCATAACACCTTTACCCTTTGTGGAAGGGTTTTCTCTCTAAGGAAGTGACGTGACAACCTGACAGGGGTAAAATAGTAAAACCACATAAAAAATTGCATTGCAGATTCGATGGGCTTTGCTATGGAAGAAGAAGAAACGGACTCTCAATCGATTGGAAAGCTTTGCCGGTGGACTTGAAATCGATCGATTTTAATCATTGTTAGCTTAAATGGTTATATTGAATCAATGATATGTGATAAATAGGTGTGAAACATCGTTAAATTAACAACCAAAATCGATTTTAACCATTGTTTAGCGAAGAACACTTCCTCCGAGGCCCATGAAGAATAGATCTGCAGAGGGTTGCTCTGATCCGTCCTCTGCGAAATGTCGAACATAATTTAGTGCTTTCGGCTACTGGTTCCGCAGAGCATTGACAATTTCCACAGAACATTCAACATTTCCGCAGATGCCTTCAGAGGCGAGCCTACCTTATGCTTAAGGGTGTCCATGGACACCCCTTGTTCAGATTTTTCTTTCACTAATTATATTATAATTTTCAACTGGACACCCTTGTGATTATAGGAGAGACACCTGAATACCAGATCTGGAAAGTCAACAAACAAAATTGATATTGTTTTTATAGATTTGATATATCATTTTGATTTTTGACACTAAAAATAAGGGGAAAAGGAAACTAATTAATATTAAGATGGTTAACAAAATTAAGCAAATCTTAATAGATGCTACTTATCCAAATATTTTGGATTTGTGATCTCATAAAATTGTAATAATAGATATCATAACTATAGAAGATGGgaacataaaaccctaaaaaaacaAGAAATACAAATTTTCGGTATTTGAAGCTTATGGGGAAAGCACcacgccaccaccaccatctgcCCACGGACGACTCTACCCCTCTTCTTCGCCCCTCTGCCACTTTCCTCGGTGCCTTAGCCATCTCGCCTCTTTACTTTGTTCGGAAGTTGTTCTTTGATTCTTGAATACCTTGTAAGTATTTCTTTCTTATCTTGTGTTGTGGGTGAGTTATTGAGTTTGTATTGTAGAAAACATAAGTGAGTTTATGGGGAAGACACAAAGTAGGATAATAGAAGTCTTGTCTAAATGTactaaagaaaataaataaacaaacaatggCAGTATGTTGTTTCTAGTCAAATAGTCAGTAAACCGATTGTACAAGTATGGTTTTATCATTTTTTTACCTAATAGttgtaatatcttatattttattaatttatttattttgtatttgtaAAAGCTATATTTGTGATTTGTGTTAAAACTATCAAATAACTTAAATTTGATTATCTTTTTTTTATGAAGCATGTAATGCATAAGATAAAATTAACAATCAATAAACGtacaaattatttttttaagtatGAAAATTCATGGTAGTATATTATTCTTTTTAGCTAGCTATGTTGAATATTTTTGACATTATAACAACGAACTTAtaaatacttttaaaatataaaaattcatgataggttattatttatttattttggttatGTTAGGATCTTTAATATTACACCTAATACCATATTTCATTTAGATGAATATTATTTGCAACCTGATCTTGATAACTATTTATTTTACTCATATATCCTATTATCTCAATTAAGTTGGACACATCGTAGTTCCAATTCTAGATTTACCACTACCCGGCCCGAAACGAATCGAACCAAACCGAACTAATAACCAAAATTTTTCAACATGTTAGTTTTATTATCTCAATTAAGTTGGACACCCTTGAGTTTGAATCCTAGATTCGCCTTCTCTGCAGAACCATTTCTCAAACCTGatttttttgtctttttcccCACGTGTCTAATTCCTCAGAACTTAACGATTTCCGCAGGGACCCTCTTTGTGGAAATCGTGGTCATTTTATGAAAGTTCTATTTTCGTGGTTATTTTTTTCAAACACTCCACtattcttttatttaatcaaatttTCAGTTTTCCAATCGTCAGTTAATTGGTTGGATGGGTTGATCCCGGGACGTGTCCTTGTTTAGTTGAAATTATACATGAATTGTTGAGGTGAAGGTATCAAGGTACAAGATCGAAACTGCCTTTCATTCTAGATAACTAGGCAAAAGTTCAAAACCTGAACTTTTTGTTGGTCTGGTTGGGTTTTTTGGTGGTTTGTTTAGTTTATGTATTCCGTTTTATCCTAGAGAGATGACTTCCATTTTCTCCAATGTAAGTGTTGTAATTTTATGACATATCAATGAAACTTATATTCTTTTATTTGCCAAATATAACGAATTATTCATTATGTTAACATATAGTTGAAGTTAAAGGTATTATCTCAATTGCCAATATGATACACTAGATTCACTTGTATCTTatgtaagatttttttttttatattacattaaccatatatattaaacaaaaaCTTTGCTACTTAGTTACCTGTTAAAAACAGAGGTTCCAAATAACTATCGTCCAAAACATTGAGTGTTTGTGATGACGTTGTCGGTAGATATTTAAGTGCAACTGAAATTAATACTAGTGTTAAAGAGGATTATTAACTGTATATTAATATAAGTTAAGCAGTATAAAGTATACATTTATATAAGATTAGTTTGATCCTAAAACGACAAATGGCAGGGGTCAAAGGAGTCATGCCCCTGGCAGTGTGATATTAgggaaatgacaaaaatacccatgtgaaaaTCATGTACTACTTGATGGATGATATTTAACACCGCAAAAATTGTTTCCTAAAATTGTAAAACTGAAAGTTGAAGTACCAAAACTATAAAATATTTCGAAACTTAGGGACTGGTCTGTACTTTAGTCTATTATTTATGTATATATTACCACCTTGAAAATGTCTCTGGGGTCCATAAAGTCACGATGTCATCACTGCCAGCTTCATCGTCCTGTTTTCCTCAACAGATTGCAAACATTTTGGCCCCTCAAAAAGTTCAAATAAAATATAGAATCACTGAATCTTTCCCCTTTTTGGCATTTTCAAATCTTGACCCATCTTGATTTTGCTCAATTTTAGAAACCCAGAACTAAAAGTACCAAACTTTACTCAATTTCCAATTGAAGCTCTTTTCCTCAAAACAGTTTTCACATCTTCCACCAAGCAATGTAAGTGAACGCTTCTATCTTCTTCTCTTTCTTAATTCTAAATGCATCTCCTTATATGATCATTAATTGCTCTTTGATTCCTTAAATGGGGTTTTGTTTCGATTTGAGTTTTTCTTTCTTTATTATTACCTTTCTATTATTAGAACTTCTatattttggaacttttaaataCTCTCTCGATATGTTACTTTCACTGTATCGCAATGATCTTGATCACGCTTCGGATTTAAAGTTTTAGGGAATTGAGAAGTTCTCGATTTGGTAATATGGAATGCATGTATGTTTTTTACAGGACATTCGGATTTCGATTCAAGAAATTGGTTTTTGTTCAAAAAAGATTCTATTCATGGAAGTCTTCTCTgcatttgatatttttttttatctgatTGCTAGTTTTATGCTGCATTAGACTAATTTCGTTGGATCCTTTTGTTGAATTTTAGGTAGGAGTTCGAATCTGCAGCTTGCCACTGGTTCCTACATCTTTCCAAATTTAGAAAGTAATTTGTTGAAGTATGAGGAAAACTGGATTGGGAAAGAATTGAATTGAATTAAGTAGTTGGGGATTTTAAAGATTGTTTCACAAGATTACAAGGGTGTCCTTTTATTCACAAGAAAGATGACATGAGTTATTGTTCAAACCTCAAAGTCACTTGACACTTGTCATCACCTCTCGAATGATGTCGACATTTATCATGCGCAAAACGTGTGATTATTAGGGTTTATAAAGAAACAAGAGTCTAGAATTTGTGGGATTTCAGAGAAAAATGGGGCATTCTGCAGCAATCTGGGATTCCAAGCTTGCAATTGAAAGAGTCAAAGACTGGAATGGAATCGATCAAATCGTACTTCGGAATCCACAAGGCGCTTCGGCTAGGGTTTGATCCATTTTATAAACATTGTTTCCATAAATTCTTGATCATATCAATGAAGTGATTTTGTTCTTCTTTTGGATGAAAAAATTTAGAAATGTTTACCAAATCATACAAATTCGTTGTGCCAGGTCAGCTTGCAGGGTGGCCATGTCATTTCATGGCGGAATGATCAAGGCCAAGAACTCCTGTTTACTAGTACTAaggtcaccccccccccccccccccccacccacacacacacaatttatgttttttttttggcaaGATCTTGATAGAATTATTAATCTTGTTATTGTTTTTGAGAAAATTCAGGTGAATGTGAAGGCTCCAAAAGCAATGAGAGGGGGTATTCCAATCTGTTTTCCTCAGGTATATGAATCAATGAATCTTGTGAAAACCCGTGTGATTTGGGGTCAAAAAGATGATGAAATTTTGTAAGTGATTATGCAGTTTGGAAACTGTGGTTCACTTGAGCAACATGGATTTGCAAGAAACAAAATCTGGGTTGTTGATGAAGATCCTCCACCTCTTCCCACAAATGATTCAAATGGGAAATCGTTTGTTGATTTGCTACTAAAACCATCTGAAGAAGATCTCAAATCTTGGCCTCACAGGTTTTACTTTGGGCTCTATCATTGTAAAATAAATAATGAAGTAAAGTTTcttcttttttgttttgttttaaggTTAAAATTGAATTGAGATGAtgttttttcagctttgaacttCGGCTTAGAGTGTGCCTTGGAATGGATGGGAATCTGAGCTTGATATCGCGTGTGAGGAACATGAATGGGAAGCCGTTTAGTTTCTCATTTGCTTATCACTCATATCTATCTGTTTCCGACATAAGGTATGTAAAGATTTTAATGTCTGTTTGTttggatggaatggaatggaataagGAAGGTAATGGAATgagtcattccattccatttcaTCAGACGAAATGAAGTTTCATATGAATGGTCCGTTCCATTCCATCAGACGAAACAAATAGATTGTTTTTCACCACAACGGAATCATCCATTCCATTCCTGTCCTGATTCCATCGTACGAAAGTTGTTTGCTTTTaaatattgaatttgattatGATCGATTTCTTGATTGACAGTGAAGTGAGGGTAGAAGGTTTAGAAACAATGGATTACTTTGACAACCTTTGTGAAAGAGAACGGTTTACTGAACAAGGAGATGCCATTACCTTTGAATCCGAGGTAAATCTTAGATTTGATCATGCTTGTTTGTCACATAGGAATGGAATAGAGCATTCCTCACACTGATTCCTTCTCTTAGGTTGATTTTCATTCCATGGGGAAAGGAAAAAGAAATTATGTCCTTGATCATGAATGGAATGAcacattatatttttaaaatcacTTTAATTTACATAATCTGCAACTCCATGTCAACAAAACATAATAATGGAATGTAATCACCCATTCCATTCCGTTGTGGCATTTCAGTTTGAACGGGTGTATCTGAGTTCGCCAAATTGCATTGCTGTACTTGATCATGAAAGGAAGCGGACATATGTGCTAAGAAAAGAAGGCCTACCAGACGTTGGTAAGATTGCTTATATGATTATGGATATTTTGACTAATTGTCTTCATCATTATTaattttagtgtgtgtgtgtgtgtgtagtggTGTGGAATCCATGGGAGAAAAAATCAAAAGCAATGGCAGATTTAGGAGATGAAGAATACAGACAGATGGTTTGTGTTGATGGAGCAGTAATTGAGAAACCGATTACTTTGAAAGCAGGAGAAGAATGGATGGGTCGCTTGGAGATTCTTGTTGTTCCTTCAACTTTTTGCAGCGACTTTTCTAATTTTAATTAAGATATTTTCATCTTTTTATCTATTAGATTTGCATGTTATAGGATCTTGTGTTTATTGTGTTCTATCATATGTGTTATAAAGTAAGCTAAAAAGTTGGCCTTCTTCATTAGGATTTCTAAGTTGAATCTTGAATCTTCATCTTGGTATATGAATATCTTTTGGTTTTTGAATGGAAATATTTTGAATTCTAAcatgttacaaaaaaaaaaaaaaaaaagcttcaaATTTTACAAAATTCATATCATTCCTTCTTTTGATCTATTATTATCTTTCATACTCCACGCCGATTTTCTAGTTGTTTTGTGTTCTCTATCAACACCTGTAAATCATGGAAGtgaaatgaaaaaataaataaataaataaatgtaaatgAAAAATGATAATTTCATCAAGATTCTTACTTCTCGGATATAATTTGCCACAGCTTTACATCCTTCTGTAGCCAATTGCATCACATTTTCAAAAATATCCATTGGCAACTTTGCATCCATCTACCAAAAACAAAACTAATcatttaaaatatcattaaactTTATTAACTTTTACAAACTGTTGTTGAATGAATCACCTGAAGAAGAGTAACTTTATCTAACTTAGGTAAAATTCCCACAGTAACATCAGGGCCACCAGCACTATCTTCAACATAATTCAAATCTGTTCATTTCAAATTACAAATTACAAATTTCAACCATAATTATATGATAATCACCATGGAAAAAAGGATAATTaaagattaataattaattaccaAGAAGGGCAGTGCTGTTTAGATATCCAGCACTACATGAAGTAACAAGATCACGCATTGGAATGCCAGCATCTGCAAGGGCTAATGTTGCAGCATTTATGCAAGCAGATCTTGTTCCTGAGAAAAAGACATAGAAAAAATTAAATGTAAGAAACAAACATGATGGTTGAAATGACTAATCAGTCCTTTAGTCTTCACTTACCTCCATCTGCTTGAAGAACTTGGacaaaaatgtcaatttgggAACGGGGCATTAGGTGTGTCAGTATACATGCTTCCATTGTTTGACGAATAACCAAAGAAATCTCAGTGGATCTCCTGTATTGTTATGCATTTATTCGTAGTCAATACTTTAATTACAAACATCATAATCAACTTTAAATGTTCTAGAAGAAGAAATGTATCAACTATTAAAAAAAGTGGAAGAGATACCTGTCACCCTTTGGTTTTCTCATTCGATCTCCTGTACTGAAATTAGCCATGGTATACTCGCATCTTATCAGTGCCTTATCATTCAATTGCTGGCTCCTTTGTTGGACCTGGAGAAAAGAAATTTGAGTGCTTTTAGAtgttaatacttctatcttcatTACATCTCAAATTGAGAATCATTTCATGCTTTGGTGAAGAAAACAAATAGAAAATCAATTCAGAAAGGGACCTCTCGAGGGCCATAAACAGCAGCAATGACTTTGGTGTTACCCATCTCAAAAACTGCCGACCTGCCATCAGAAAAAATTAAGCAATTTCAGCCAAACTTAACCAAAGTCGAAAACCCATTCGAATTTTCTCGAATAGCGTTACTCTCGTCTTCTGCAAAATGTAGTACTACTAAGCACATAAACCCTACCCATCAGCTCTGGAAACAGCTCCTAATTCTGCTCGAAGCTGTCTCATCTGTGATCAAAACCAAGCAAACGAACATAAATTATAAATCGAAATTCGATAAAGTAAAGTAGACTTAGATGAGACTTAGAGAATTGAGAGAAAACTCAGCACCTCCAGGGGACGTCGTCCATCCAAACGGAGTCCTTCAGGGCTCACGTACTCCATTTCTGTAAAGTCTGAAAGCTCAATATGTTCGTTGTTGAGAGAGAAAGATTAAATTTTAGAACTTAGGTAAATTATGGAGCCCTAACTGACATAGTTTTTGAAATTATGGGCTTAATGTGCGTACCACAGCCCAAATACTTAAAGGCAATTTGGCCCATGAAGTTAGAATCTATAacaataataaaagaaataaatcTAAGTCATAATAAAGATAATACTCCGTAATTACAAGAattaatttaactttttttaaagtaCCTACATGCACTAGTATATCATGGCGAGATTAAACTTTTATCATTTGTTTATTGATGCATTATGTGTAATTGACTGCACATATTAAAATTGTGATTTCACCATTAAATTTTTAGTTCATCATGAGTCGACAACCAATTGAATAAatatttaaacaaattaattgcaTTAGTATGGCATCATGGTGGATGGCGAATGGACCCTACTCTAGTGTGGAAATCCTATTCTATTAATCTTCAATTTTGTTTACAAAGGTTATCGATCTTCTATTACTTTAGGGGCGTTTAATCGTCTCATTTTTAGCAAGCTTCTTTTATTGAGCTGCATTTCTTTCGTGGTAGGCTTTTAGCTCAACGGTATCAGATTATGTTTCTCTCTTTGAAatcgagggttcaagtctcgtCATGGACATAGATGAAACTAGATGAGAGTTTAAGAGTAGATTAGATTTGCCagttaaaaaaaaagataaataaagCTATTTAGGATTATAGGGTTGATAAAGCTCTAGGACATTATGGGTTTACATTTAGTTTTCTTTAAAGATGTTGGGAGGTGGTTCACGAGGATGTGGTGAACCTTGTTAGGTAGTTTTAGACTGCTTTTGTCATTATAAAAATGTGCAACCCTTCGCTTCATATAAGATCTGAGACTCGAAGTTCATCGAGACTATCGTTTGGTTAGTCTAATTGCATGCCAATATAAAATTGTTGGTAATATTCTAAATAATATGTTTGCAGACGGTGTTAGCAACGTTGTTAGTGCCGAGTAACCGAACTCCATCAAATGTTGTCAAATTCTTGATGGTCCTTTAATGTTGAAAATGATAGTCGTATGGTTTAAAGTTTATCAAAATGGTGTTCAATCTGGATTTAGGGAAGGCTTATGATTCTTTGTCTTATTCTTTGTCTTAGGAGTAACtaaggtagtgtttgttttttgtccgcAGATCTGCGTGACCTCTTCTCTCTGCGCCGCGCAGACCACGCGCATACATTAGCtttcgcagactgtttgtttttttgaagactgcagacctaaaaatgtctgcgcgccctcttcttggcgcagacgtggaccagagtcttctaatatcttcagacatcttctagcctaaaaaaacatatatatctttatttttttcaagttttttttttatttttttaaatttatattttttccaactttattaatgatgaacaatttgaaaaaaaaaaatacaaaacttaaaaaaacgttcgacgatacaaacattatatttttgataaatttataaataaaaatttattataataatagtcgttgaagttgtttatataaatatgacaaaaaaatcataatatattcttatatttttttgccaaattttgtaaaacattatttaatacaatatcgtcaatttctcaagaaaatatttatggtactattttaatggatttaattgaaaaaatcaaagtttatttacatccatttatgtatcaaattttttgatcactaattataatgtttacttataactttgcaaccaaagttgttggtttttataaaatatatacattaatttatatcatttttatttttattttttatacaataatacataaaagttgatataGATT
The genomic region above belongs to Lactuca sativa cultivar Salinas chromosome 4, Lsat_Salinas_v11, whole genome shotgun sequence and contains:
- the LOC111876786 gene encoding exosome complex component RRP41 homolog yields the protein MEYVSPEGLRLDGRRPLEMRQLRAELGAVSRADGSAVFEMGNTKVIAAVYGPREVQQRSQQLNDKALIRCEYTMANFSTGDRMRKPKGDRRSTEISLVIRQTMEACILTHLMPRSQIDIFVQVLQADGGTRSACINAATLALADAGIPMRDLVTSCSAGYLNSTALLDLNYVEDSAGGPDVTVGILPKLDKVTLLQMDAKLPMDIFENVMQLATEGCKAVANYIREVLIENTKQLENRRGV
- the LOC111876785 gene encoding putative glucose-6-phosphate 1-epimerase; protein product: MGHSAAIWDSKLAIERVKDWNGIDQIVLRNPQGASARVSLQGGHVISWRNDQGQELLFTSTKVNVKAPKAMRGGIPICFPQFGNCGSLEQHGFARNKIWVVDEDPPPLPTNDSNGKSFVDLLLKPSEEDLKSWPHSFELRLRVCLGMDGNLSLISRVRNMNGKPFSFSFAYHSYLSVSDISEVRVEGLETMDYFDNLCERERFTEQGDAITFESEFERVYLSSPNCIAVLDHERKRTYVLRKEGLPDVVVWNPWEKKSKAMADLGDEEYRQMVCVDGAVIEKPITLKAGEEWMGRLEILVVPSTFCSDFSNFN